A segment of the Bacillus licheniformis DSM 13 = ATCC 14580 genome:
CATTGCGGGATACAGGGCAAAAGAAGAGCTATGGAACCGGGGATACGGCTTGGCTAAGAGAATTAAAGCGCCGAACGGGTGTGAATGATTAGTTTTAAAAGCCAGGAACGAGTTTCCTTTATCAGGGTGATTTTCTTAATAATTGAATTTTTCGTTGCGGGTCTTCCCAACACCTGTTAAAATAAGGCTAACTTTTAAGAACGGAGGGATTTCCCAAATGGCATACATCAGATTCCGATTGAACTTTGTCTAACTAAATCGTGAACAAAGACTCTGCCTGTGTGCAGGGTAATCGGGATTAGTCTGCCTGTTTTTAGGGAGCCCTTATGCAGTAATAGAGGGAGAGGCGCGGATTCCAGCGCCTCTTTTTGCCTTTAAAAATAGCATTTCTGAAGCTTGCCTTCAGTTTATTAGCCATATCTTTTTTCCGTTTACTTTCCAGCACAGGCAGACGACCTGCGCTTTTTTTATTCAAAACCTTCAGCAAAGGGGAAAATCGTATATGACAACTGTAAATGAGCAAATTGAACATACATTAAAACTTGCGGAAAAACACGGCCTTCGGCTGAAACGAAAGCATGCGGAAATCAACGAGTCCGGCATGGATTTTCAAGTCGTTTTTGCAGAAGATGAAGCAGGTAAGAGTTGGGTGTTGAGAAAACCGCGGCGCGACGATGTGATTGAAAGGGCAGTGTATGAAGGGAAAGTGCTGAAGCTGCTGCAAAACCGTCTTCCCGCGGCTGTGCCGGATTGGCGCATTCATACTCCCGAACTGATTGCATATCCGGAGCTTCCGGGTGTGCCTGCCGCAGTCATTGACATGGACATCAAGAATTACGTATGGAACATGGAGCATGAGCCTCCGGCTGAAGCGTTTACCAGGTCATTGGCGAAAACGCTCGCGCTATTGCACGGCATCGATCATAAGGACGCAGAAGAAGCGGGCATGCATGTGATGAATCCGGATGACGTCAGGCAGACAAAAGCAGAGCATATGGAGCGGATCAAAAGTGAGCTCGGGGTTAGCGCCGAGCTCTGGGAAAGATGGCA
Coding sequences within it:
- a CDS encoding macrolide 2'-phosphotransferase, translating into MTTVNEQIEHTLKLAEKHGLRLKRKHAEINESGMDFQVVFAEDEAGKSWVLRKPRRDDVIERAVYEGKVLKLLQNRLPAAVPDWRIHTPELIAYPELPGVPAAVIDMDIKNYVWNMEHEPPAEAFTRSLAKTLALLHGIDHKDAEEAGMHVMNPDDVRQTKAEHMERIKSELGVSAELWERWQKWLSDDSYWPEHTVFIHGDLHPPHILIDQHQSITGLLDWTEAKIADPAKDFLLYQTILGEAETARLISYYEEEGGRVWPRMKEHIKEMQAAYGIEIGMFALQTKQEEHLKMALDALGVTQ